From Primulina tabacum isolate GXHZ01 chromosome 2, ASM2559414v2, whole genome shotgun sequence, one genomic window encodes:
- the LOC142537315 gene encoding pistil-specific extensin-like protein yields MRTGFLSTLLILGICVGVAAAGYSKEETQVFQVTGKVLCQDCSKGWNEWIDGADPLKGAKVSITCLDERGRIVHYASDLTDGAGDFEVNCNKYANGKKLNPKNCFLRLVSSPDPVCNVATNFAGGKTGVKLQRPAVVYRDTVKYALGAFYYTTPMCDEPDTSILDDDDDSKDGEQGNY; encoded by the exons ATGAGGACCGGTTTTTTATCAACACTATTAATCTTGGGCATTTGTGTCGGAGTCGCAGCGGCCGGATATTCGAAGGAAGAAACTCAGGTGTTCCAAGTCACCGGAAAAGTCCTCTGCCAGGATTGCTCAAAGGGGTGGAACGAATGGATCGATGGTGCCGACCCCCTCAAAG GGGCAAAGGTATCGATAACATGCCTAGACGAGAGGGGCAGAATTGTGCACTATGCAAGTGACTTAACAGATGGGGCCGGAGACTTTGAGGTGAATTGTAACAAGTATGCCAATGGCAAGAAACTTAACCCCAAAAATTGCTTTCTGAGGTTGGTTTCATCACCGGACCCGGTGTGCAACGTAGCCACCAACTTTGCCGGAGGGAAGACCGGTGTCAAGCTCCAGCGGCCTGCTGTGGTGTACAGAGATACGGTGAAGTATGCGCTGGGGGCGTTCTATTATACGACTCCGATGTGCGATGAACCTGATACAAGTATtcttgatgatgatgatgattccAAGGATGGTGAACAAGGAAATTACTGA
- the LOC142526929 gene encoding aspartic proteinase 36-like isoform X2: MPVMAGGGLVMVSAVVLVAAAVVVAAARGGGESKRVLILERAFPVEERVGMEVIIAQDSARHARTLQSFAGGIVDFPVYGTSDPYVAGLYYTKVRLGSPPQEFNVLIDTGSDVLWVACSSCNDCPQNSGLGIALNFFDPAISSTVSSISCSDNICASLVQTSSAECSAEYNQCGYSLKYEDESGISGFYVNDLIYFDTILGTSLIANSSAPVVFGCSTSLFGDLTKSDRAYDGIFGFGKQGLSVISQLSSRGITPKVFSHCLKGEGSGGGILVLGEIMDSRIVYTPLVPSMPHYNLYLQSIAVNGQLLPIDPAVFTTTDKQGTMIDSGTTLAYLVEGAYDPLVTAITASLSPYVTPIVSDGKQCYLVSTSVTELFPPVSFNFAGGASLVLRPVDYLVQMGFSDGAAMWCIGFIKVENGDTTILGDLVLKDKIFVYDLAHQRIGWADYDCSLSVNVSITFGKDEFVNAGELIVSRGSSSSVPFKSTHQIMNFFLQHIFLYVGCLVLL; this comes from the exons ATGCCTGTGATGGCTGGCGGGGGGTTAGTGATGGTGTCAGCAGTGGTATTGGTGGCGGCCGCGGTCGTGGTTGCGGCTGCGAGAGGCGGCGGTGAAAGTAAAAGGGTGTTGATTCTGGAGAGGGCGTTCCCAGTGGAGGAAAGAGTCGGGATGGAGGTGATTATCGCTCAGGACAGTGCGAGGCACGCGCGGACGTTGCAGAGCTTCGCCGGTGGCATCGTGGATTTCCCGGTTTACGGCACCTCTGATCCTTACGTTGCTGG ACTTTATTATACTAAAGTGAGATTGGGGTCTCCACCACAAGAATTTAATGTACTAATTGATACTGGTAGCGATGTCCTGTGGGTTGCTTGCAGTTCATGTAATGATTGTCCCCAAAATAGTGGCCTAGGG ATTGCTCTCAATTTCTTCGATCCTGCTATCTCGTCAACTGTTTCTTCCATTTCCTGCTCAGATAATATATGTGCTTCTTTAGTGCAAACCTCGTCTGCCGAATGCTCTGCTGAATATAATCAGTGTGGTTACTCACTCAAATACGAAGATGAGAGTGGTATTTCTGGTTTTTATGTAAATGATCTGATTTATTTTGACACAATTTTGGGTACCTCATTGATTGCCAATTCATCGGCTCCTGTCGTTTTTGG GTGCAGCACGTCTCTGTTTGGTGATTTGACAAAATCAGATAGAGCATATGATGGTATATTTGGGTTTGGGAAGCAGGGTCTTTCAGTAATTTCGCAATTGTCATCACGTGGGATCACCCCAAAAGTATTTTCCCATTGTTTGAAAGGAGAAGGCAGTGGTGGAGGTATACTAGTTCTTGGTGAGATAATGGATTCAAGAATCGTTTATACTCCCCTTGTTCCATCAAT GCCTCATTATAATTTATATCTGCAAAGCATTGCTGTCAATGGGCAGTTGTTACCTATTGATCCAGCAGTGTTTACGACAACAGACAAACAAGGAACCATGATTGATTCCGGAACAACTTTGGCATACCTTGTGGAAGGAGCTTATGATCCTCTCGTGACTGCT ATTACTGCATCTCTTTCTCCATATGTGACGCCAATTGTTTCTGATGGGAAGCAATGCTATCTAGTCTCGACAAG TGTAACAGAGTTGTTCCCACCTGTTTCTTTCAATTTTGCTGGTGGCGCATCCTTGGTTTTAAGACCTGTTGACTACCTTGTTCAGATGGGATTTTCT GATGGCGCCGCAATGTGGTGCATAGGCTTCATTAAAGTTGAGAATGGAGACACAACAATTTTGGGAG ATCTTGTTCTTAAAGATAAAATCTTTGTTTATGATTTGGCTCATCAAAGAATAGGGTGGGCAGACTACGATT GTTCTTTGTCCGTGAATGTTTCCATAACATTTGGGAAAGATGAATTTGTAAACGCTGGAGAATTAATCGTGAGCAGGGGCTCGTCAAGTAGTGTACCCTTCAAAAGCACGCATCAGATTATGAACTTTTTCTTGCAGCATATATTTTTGTACGTCGGATGCCTCGTACTTCTGTAA
- the LOC142526929 gene encoding aspartic proteinase 39-like isoform X3 has product MPVMAGGGLVMVSAVVLVAAAVVVAAARGGGESKRVLILERAFPVEERVGMEVIIAQDSARHARTLQSFAGGIVDFPVYGTSDPYVAGLYYTKVRLGSPPQEFNVLIDTGSDVLWVACSSCNDCPQNSGLGIALNFFDPAISSTVSSISCSDNICASLVQTSSAECSAEYNQCGYSLKYEDESGISGFYVNDLIYFDTILGTSLIANSSAPVVFGCSTSLFGDLTKSDRAYDGIFGFGKQGLSVISQLSSRGITPKVFSHCLKGEGSGGGILVLGEIMDSRIVYTPLVPSMPHYNLYLQSIAVNGQLLPIDPAVFTTTDKQGTMIDSGTTLAYLVEGAYDPLVTAITASLSPYVTPIVSDGKQCYLVSTSVTELFPPVSFNFAGGASLVLRPVDYLVQMGFSDGAAMWCIGFIKVENGDTTILGGLLHGKGSLFSSSNHNNQLDICVSSAVSKSPVTKYTYFWNSNLKETFFYHSVIHSRCREDLLLLEENLVVQCSMS; this is encoded by the exons ATGCCTGTGATGGCTGGCGGGGGGTTAGTGATGGTGTCAGCAGTGGTATTGGTGGCGGCCGCGGTCGTGGTTGCGGCTGCGAGAGGCGGCGGTGAAAGTAAAAGGGTGTTGATTCTGGAGAGGGCGTTCCCAGTGGAGGAAAGAGTCGGGATGGAGGTGATTATCGCTCAGGACAGTGCGAGGCACGCGCGGACGTTGCAGAGCTTCGCCGGTGGCATCGTGGATTTCCCGGTTTACGGCACCTCTGATCCTTACGTTGCTGG ACTTTATTATACTAAAGTGAGATTGGGGTCTCCACCACAAGAATTTAATGTACTAATTGATACTGGTAGCGATGTCCTGTGGGTTGCTTGCAGTTCATGTAATGATTGTCCCCAAAATAGTGGCCTAGGG ATTGCTCTCAATTTCTTCGATCCTGCTATCTCGTCAACTGTTTCTTCCATTTCCTGCTCAGATAATATATGTGCTTCTTTAGTGCAAACCTCGTCTGCCGAATGCTCTGCTGAATATAATCAGTGTGGTTACTCACTCAAATACGAAGATGAGAGTGGTATTTCTGGTTTTTATGTAAATGATCTGATTTATTTTGACACAATTTTGGGTACCTCATTGATTGCCAATTCATCGGCTCCTGTCGTTTTTGG GTGCAGCACGTCTCTGTTTGGTGATTTGACAAAATCAGATAGAGCATATGATGGTATATTTGGGTTTGGGAAGCAGGGTCTTTCAGTAATTTCGCAATTGTCATCACGTGGGATCACCCCAAAAGTATTTTCCCATTGTTTGAAAGGAGAAGGCAGTGGTGGAGGTATACTAGTTCTTGGTGAGATAATGGATTCAAGAATCGTTTATACTCCCCTTGTTCCATCAAT GCCTCATTATAATTTATATCTGCAAAGCATTGCTGTCAATGGGCAGTTGTTACCTATTGATCCAGCAGTGTTTACGACAACAGACAAACAAGGAACCATGATTGATTCCGGAACAACTTTGGCATACCTTGTGGAAGGAGCTTATGATCCTCTCGTGACTGCT ATTACTGCATCTCTTTCTCCATATGTGACGCCAATTGTTTCTGATGGGAAGCAATGCTATCTAGTCTCGACAAG TGTAACAGAGTTGTTCCCACCTGTTTCTTTCAATTTTGCTGGTGGCGCATCCTTGGTTTTAAGACCTGTTGACTACCTTGTTCAGATGGGATTTTCT GATGGCGCCGCAATGTGGTGCATAGGCTTCATTAAAGTTGAGAATGGAGACACAACAATTTTGGGAGGTTTGTTACATGGCAAAGGCAGCCTTTTTAGTTCCTCAAATCACAATAATCAACTTGATATATGTGTTAGTAGTGCTGTCTCAAAATCCCCAGTAACTAAATACACATATTTTTGGAATTCAAATCTTA AAGaaacatttttttatcattCAGTCATCCATTCACGTTGTAGAGAAGATCTATTACTCTTAGAAGAGAACCTAGTTGTGCAATGCTCGATGTCATAA
- the LOC142526929 gene encoding aspartic proteinase 39-like isoform X1 — translation MPVMAGGGLVMVSAVVLVAAAVVVAAARGGGESKRVLILERAFPVEERVGMEVIIAQDSARHARTLQSFAGGIVDFPVYGTSDPYVAGLYYTKVRLGSPPQEFNVLIDTGSDVLWVACSSCNDCPQNSGLGIALNFFDPAISSTVSSISCSDNICASLVQTSSAECSAEYNQCGYSLKYEDESGISGFYVNDLIYFDTILGTSLIANSSAPVVFGCSTSLFGDLTKSDRAYDGIFGFGKQGLSVISQLSSRGITPKVFSHCLKGEGSGGGILVLGEIMDSRIVYTPLVPSMPHYNLYLQSIAVNGQLLPIDPAVFTTTDKQGTMIDSGTTLAYLVEGAYDPLVTAITASLSPYVTPIVSDGKQCYLVSTSVTELFPPVSFNFAGGASLVLRPVDYLVQMGFSDGAAMWCIGFIKVENGDTTILGGLLHGKGSLFSSSNHNNQLDICVSSAVSKSPVTKYTYFWNSNLNWISITIMSVWPLIICFNFQHMGLGFYLSSVAISSMLCTDGNLISNWLKSFAGMKKC, via the exons ATGCCTGTGATGGCTGGCGGGGGGTTAGTGATGGTGTCAGCAGTGGTATTGGTGGCGGCCGCGGTCGTGGTTGCGGCTGCGAGAGGCGGCGGTGAAAGTAAAAGGGTGTTGATTCTGGAGAGGGCGTTCCCAGTGGAGGAAAGAGTCGGGATGGAGGTGATTATCGCTCAGGACAGTGCGAGGCACGCGCGGACGTTGCAGAGCTTCGCCGGTGGCATCGTGGATTTCCCGGTTTACGGCACCTCTGATCCTTACGTTGCTGG ACTTTATTATACTAAAGTGAGATTGGGGTCTCCACCACAAGAATTTAATGTACTAATTGATACTGGTAGCGATGTCCTGTGGGTTGCTTGCAGTTCATGTAATGATTGTCCCCAAAATAGTGGCCTAGGG ATTGCTCTCAATTTCTTCGATCCTGCTATCTCGTCAACTGTTTCTTCCATTTCCTGCTCAGATAATATATGTGCTTCTTTAGTGCAAACCTCGTCTGCCGAATGCTCTGCTGAATATAATCAGTGTGGTTACTCACTCAAATACGAAGATGAGAGTGGTATTTCTGGTTTTTATGTAAATGATCTGATTTATTTTGACACAATTTTGGGTACCTCATTGATTGCCAATTCATCGGCTCCTGTCGTTTTTGG GTGCAGCACGTCTCTGTTTGGTGATTTGACAAAATCAGATAGAGCATATGATGGTATATTTGGGTTTGGGAAGCAGGGTCTTTCAGTAATTTCGCAATTGTCATCACGTGGGATCACCCCAAAAGTATTTTCCCATTGTTTGAAAGGAGAAGGCAGTGGTGGAGGTATACTAGTTCTTGGTGAGATAATGGATTCAAGAATCGTTTATACTCCCCTTGTTCCATCAAT GCCTCATTATAATTTATATCTGCAAAGCATTGCTGTCAATGGGCAGTTGTTACCTATTGATCCAGCAGTGTTTACGACAACAGACAAACAAGGAACCATGATTGATTCCGGAACAACTTTGGCATACCTTGTGGAAGGAGCTTATGATCCTCTCGTGACTGCT ATTACTGCATCTCTTTCTCCATATGTGACGCCAATTGTTTCTGATGGGAAGCAATGCTATCTAGTCTCGACAAG TGTAACAGAGTTGTTCCCACCTGTTTCTTTCAATTTTGCTGGTGGCGCATCCTTGGTTTTAAGACCTGTTGACTACCTTGTTCAGATGGGATTTTCT GATGGCGCCGCAATGTGGTGCATAGGCTTCATTAAAGTTGAGAATGGAGACACAACAATTTTGGGAGGTTTGTTACATGGCAAAGGCAGCCTTTTTAGTTCCTCAAATCACAATAATCAACTTGATATATGTGTTAGTAGTGCTGTCTCAAAATCCCCAGTAACTAAATACACATATTTTTGGAATTCAAATCTTAATTGGATTTCCATTACGATTATGTCCGTCTGGCCCCTTATTATTTGTTTCAACTTTCAGCATATGGGTTTAGGATTTTACTTAAGTTCTGTAGCCATTTCTTCAATGCTGTGTACTGACGGTAACTTGATTTCAAATTGGCTTAAAAGTTTTGCAGGAATGAAAAAATGTTAA
- the LOC142526943 gene encoding threonine dehydratase 1 biosynthetic, chloroplastic-like has protein sequence MMKMEALRFTGRAQSPLFTAEFTFKNSSAAVKSTCIKPSIHAALSKSTAEILPALEIPVPRMSQLSPPWDSVGPSLERVSPSSLQCESGYLIPNLNHSGNGAASNGSLNAMEYLTNILSSKVYDVAYESPLQLATKLSDRWGVNVWLKREDLQPVFSFKLRGAYNMMAKLSKEQLEQGVICSSAGNHAQGVALSARKLGCSAVIAMPVTTPEIKWKSVEGLGATVILVGDSYDETQAYAKKRAEEEGRTFIPPFDHPDVIIGQGTVGMEIVRQMKEPLEAIFVPVGGGGLIAGIAAYVKRVSPEVKIIGVEPFDANAMALSLHHGRRVMLDQVGGFADGVAVKEVGKETFKLCRELIDGVVLVSRDAICASIKDMFEEKRSILEPAGALSLAGAEAYCKFYGIKSANVVAVTSGANMNFDRLRLVTELADVGRRREAVLATYMPEELGSFKRFCELVGPMNITEFKYRYNSEKENALVLYSVGLHTKLELDAMIERMKSAQLLTINLTENDLVKDHLRHLMGGRSNLENELLCRFVFPERPGALMKFLDMLSPRWNISLFHYRAQGETGANVLVGIQVSKNEIDEFKNRANCLGYEYEVETINEAFQLL, from the exons ATGATGAAAATGGAAGCTCTTAGGTTCACGGGCCGTGCACAATCGCCACTTTTTACTGCAGAATTCACCTTCAAAAATTCCTCCGCCGCCGTAAAGAGCACATGCATAAAGCCATCGATCCATGCCGCACTGTCGAAGTCGACGGCGGAAATTTTACCGGCCCTTGAGATTCCAGTTCCTAGGATGTCTCAACTGTCCCCGCCTTGGGACTCTGTGGGGCCTTCTTTGGAGAGAGTTTCTCCGAGTTCTCTGCAGTGCGAGAGCGGGTATTTGATACCGAATCTGAATCACTCGGGCAACGGTGCGGCGAGTAACGGTAGCTTGAATGCAATGGAGTATTTGACGAATATACTGTCGTCTAAGGTGTATGATGTGGCGTACGAGTCACCATTGCAGCTGGCCACCAAGCTGTCGGACAGGTGGGGGGTTAATGTCTGGCTCAAGAGAGAGGATCTTCAGCCC GTTTTTTCATTCAAGCTTCGGGGTGCTTATAATATGATGGCAAAACTTTCGAAGGAACAACTTGAACAAGGTGTAATATGTTCATCTGCCGGAAATCATGCACAAGGTGTGGCATTATCCGCTCGGAAACTGGGTTGTAGTGCTGTCATTGCTATGCCCGTTACCACACCAGAGATTAAG TGGAAATCGGTTGAAGGACTGGGTGCCACTGTCATACTTGTAGGGGATTCTTACGATGAAACCCAAGCTTATGCCAAAAAACGAGCCGAAGAGGAGGGTCGCACATTCATTCCACCTTTCGATCACCCAGATGTGATCATAGGCCAGGGAACAGTTGGAATGGAGATCGTGCGGCAAATGAAAGAGCCTCTAGAAGCAATATTTGTGCCAGTCGGTGGCGGGGGCCTTATTGCTGGTATTGCTGCCTATGTGAAAAGGGTCTCTCCTGAAGTGAAAATAATTGGAGTGGAGCCATTTGATGCGAATGCGATGGCGTTATCTCTGCACCATGGCCGGCGAGTAATGTTGGACCAAGTTGGAGGTTTTGCTGATGGTGTAGCAGTCAAAGAGGTTGGCAAAGAGACATTCAAACTTTGCAGGGAACTGATAGATGGTGTAGTTCTTGTTAGCCGGGACGCAATTTGTGCATCAATAAAG GACATGTTTGAGGAGAAAAGAAGCATTTTAGAACCGGCCGGTGCTCTTTCTTTAGCTGGGGCTGAAGCTTACTGCAAGTTCTATGGAATTAAGAGTGCAAATGTTGTCGCGGTAACAAGTGGAGCTAACATGAATTTTGATCGACTGAGATTGGTAACCGAACTTGCGGATGTTGGTAGACGTCGGGAAGCTGTACTTGCCACTTACATGCCTGAGGAACTTGGGAGCTTTAAGCGATTCTGCGAGCTC GTTGGACCGATGAATATTACCGAATTCAAATACAGATATAATTCAGAGAAAGAAAACGCACTTGTATTATATAG TGTCGGGCTTCACACTAAATTGGAATTGGATGCGATGATAGAAAGAATGAAATCAGCTCAACTACTGACCATTAATCTTACAGAAAATGACTTGGTCAAAGATCATTTGCGGCATTTG ATGGGTGGCCGATCAAATCTTGAAAACGAGCTTCTATGCCGTTTCGTTTTCCCAGAGAGGCCAGGAGCTTTGATGAAATTCTTGGATATGTTAAGCCCGCGTTGGAACATAAGTTTGTTCCATTACAGAGCACAG GGAGAAACTGGGGCTAACGTGTTGGTTGGCATCCAAGTTTCAAAAAATGAGATAGACGAGTTCAAGAATCGTGCAAACTGTCTGGGATATGAGTATGAAGTAGAAACCATTAACGAAGCGTTCCAGCTCCTATaa
- the LOC142526964 gene encoding GDSL esterase/lipase At5g03810-like isoform X2, which produces MGFVRYIIGALLVVLLSVANGDPLVPALLIFGDSVVDVGNNNNMLTLIKANFPPYGRDFVSHRPTGRFSNGKLATDFTAEYLGFSSYPPAYLSEGARRGNNILNGVNFASAASGYYETTARLYRALTLRQQLAYYREWQGRVVDLVGRAKADDIFSGAIHLISAGTSDFIQNYYINPILNTLFSTDRFSNSLIESYSNFIQNLYNLGARRIGVTSLPPTGCLPAAITLFGFGRNECVARLNRDAVAFNGFFESRKACCGTGVLETSFLCNVRSVGTCSNATEYVFWDGFHPSQAANEKLAQSLLEQGFDLIG; this is translated from the exons ATGGGGTTCGTGAGATACATAATAGGTGCACTTCTTGTTGTGCTGTTATCGGTTGCTAACGGGGATCCTCTGGTTCCCGCACTCTTAATCTTTGGGGATTCTGTGGTTGATGTGGGGAACAACAACAATATGCTAACCTTGATCAAGGCCAACTTCCCTCCTTATGGAAGAGATTTTGTTTCACACAGACCTACCGGAAGGTTCAGCAACGGAAAACTCGCCACGGACTTTACTG CGGAGTATCTTGGGTTCAGTTCATATCCACCGGCGTACCTTAGTGAAGGAGCCAGAAGGGGGAACAATATTCTCAATGGTGTCAACTTTGCCTCAGCTGCTTCGGGTTACTACGAGACTACTGCACGCTTATAC CGGGCCTTGACGTTAAGGCAGCAGCTAGCATATTACAGGGAGTGGCAGGGCCGAGTGGTGGACTTAGTAGGAAGGGCTAAAGCCGATGATATATTCTCTGGAGCAATTCATCTCATAAGCGCTGGGACGAGTGATTTCATTCAGAATTATTACATTAACCCAATCCTCAACACACTCTTCTCTACGGATCGCTTCTCAAACTCGCTCATAGAATCATACTCTAACTTCATCCAG AATTTATACAATCTTGGTGCTAGAAGAATAGGAGTTACATCTCTACCACCCACAGGATGCTTGCCTGCAGCAATTACTTTGTTTGGATTTGGAAGAAACGAGTGTGTGGCGAGGCTTAACCGAGATGCCGTGGCATTTAACG GATTTTTTGAATCAAGAAAGGCCTGCTGTGGGACAGGTGTGCTGGAAACATCATTTCTATGTAATGTGAGGTCTGTGGGGACATGCTCAAATGCCACGGAGTATGTTTTCTGGGACGGATTCCATCCTTCTCAAGCTGCGAATGAGAAATTGGCCCAGAGTTTACTTGAGCAAGGATTTGATCTCATTGGGTAA
- the LOC142526964 gene encoding GDSL esterase/lipase At5g03810-like isoform X1, producing the protein MGFVRYIIGALLVVLLSVANGDPLVPALLIFGDSVVDVGNNNNMLTLIKANFPPYGRDFVSHRPTGRFSNGKLATDFTAEYLGFSSYPPAYLSEGARRGNNILNGVNFASAASGYYETTARLYRALTLRQQLAYYREWQGRVVDLVGRAKADDIFSGAIHLISAGTSDFIQNYYINPILNTLFSTDRFSNSLIESYSNFIQNLYNLGARRIGVTSLPPTGCLPAAITLFGFGRNECVARLNRDAVAFNGKLNTTSQILRNRLPGLKIVVFDIYNPLLDMIVHPTDNGFFESRKACCGTGVLETSFLCNVRSVGTCSNATEYVFWDGFHPSQAANEKLAQSLLEQGFDLIG; encoded by the exons ATGGGGTTCGTGAGATACATAATAGGTGCACTTCTTGTTGTGCTGTTATCGGTTGCTAACGGGGATCCTCTGGTTCCCGCACTCTTAATCTTTGGGGATTCTGTGGTTGATGTGGGGAACAACAACAATATGCTAACCTTGATCAAGGCCAACTTCCCTCCTTATGGAAGAGATTTTGTTTCACACAGACCTACCGGAAGGTTCAGCAACGGAAAACTCGCCACGGACTTTACTG CGGAGTATCTTGGGTTCAGTTCATATCCACCGGCGTACCTTAGTGAAGGAGCCAGAAGGGGGAACAATATTCTCAATGGTGTCAACTTTGCCTCAGCTGCTTCGGGTTACTACGAGACTACTGCACGCTTATAC CGGGCCTTGACGTTAAGGCAGCAGCTAGCATATTACAGGGAGTGGCAGGGCCGAGTGGTGGACTTAGTAGGAAGGGCTAAAGCCGATGATATATTCTCTGGAGCAATTCATCTCATAAGCGCTGGGACGAGTGATTTCATTCAGAATTATTACATTAACCCAATCCTCAACACACTCTTCTCTACGGATCGCTTCTCAAACTCGCTCATAGAATCATACTCTAACTTCATCCAG AATTTATACAATCTTGGTGCTAGAAGAATAGGAGTTACATCTCTACCACCCACAGGATGCTTGCCTGCAGCAATTACTTTGTTTGGATTTGGAAGAAACGAGTGTGTGGCGAGGCTTAACCGAGATGCCGTGGCATTTAACGGTAAACTAAATACCACGTCTCAGATTTTGAGGAATAGGCTTCCtggattgaagattgttgtcttTGACATCTACAATCCTCTGCTGGATATGATCGTTCACCCGACCGACAATG GATTTTTTGAATCAAGAAAGGCCTGCTGTGGGACAGGTGTGCTGGAAACATCATTTCTATGTAATGTGAGGTCTGTGGGGACATGCTCAAATGCCACGGAGTATGTTTTCTGGGACGGATTCCATCCTTCTCAAGCTGCGAATGAGAAATTGGCCCAGAGTTTACTTGAGCAAGGATTTGATCTCATTGGGTAA
- the LOC142526978 gene encoding phospholipase A2-alpha-like, giving the protein MVAYNKTPFFFIGCVIIFLGFCVGPDHALNVGLHVYVGLKVNKECSRTCESKFCEVPPFLRYGKYCGLLYSGCPGERPCDRLDACCMSHDQCIQHKGDDYLSQQCNKEFLNCVERFRRSGAPSFKGNTCKASEVVDVIENVMNAAILAGKVFGKP; this is encoded by the exons ATGGTTGCTTATAATAAAACTCCCTTTTTCTTCATCGGATGTGTCATAATTTTCTTGGGATTCTGTGTTGGCCCCGATCATGCCCTTAATGTTGGCCTTCATGTATATGTAGGCCTCAAAGTG aaTAAAGAATGCAGTAGAACATGTGAATCAAAGTTCTGTGAAG TTCCTCCATTCTTGAGATACGGGAAATACTGCGGACTTCTGTACAGTGGATGCCCGGGAGAGCGGCCTTGCGACCGCTTAGACGCTTGTTGTATGAGCCATGATCAATGCATACAACACAAAGGCG ACGATTACTTAAGCCAACAGTGCAACAAAGAATTCTTGAATTGTGTGGAGAGGTTCAGAAGATCGGGTGCCCCTTCTTTCAAAGGCAACACTTGCAAAGCTAGTGAAGTCGTGGATGTCATCGAAAATGTTATGAATGCTGCCATTCTTGCCGGTAAAGTCTTCGGCAAaccatga